In Saccharothrix syringae, the following are encoded in one genomic region:
- a CDS encoding nuclear transport factor 2 family protein yields the protein MSSELSGDDRRARNAATLETYFERLAALDVDSWIELWAEGCVQVMPFAAGGVPDRVEGRDQVWDLYRGMAEDYAELAFDDVEILPLDDPDKVLALWRPRGRMTDGRAYANENVGLFEFDADGRIAMFTEYFHPVYVAQAFAAEGARS from the coding sequence ATGAGTAGCGAGTTGTCCGGCGACGACCGCCGGGCGCGCAACGCCGCGACCCTGGAAACGTATTTCGAGCGCCTCGCCGCGCTCGACGTCGACTCGTGGATCGAGCTGTGGGCGGAGGGCTGCGTGCAGGTGATGCCGTTCGCGGCGGGCGGTGTCCCGGACCGCGTCGAGGGCCGTGACCAGGTGTGGGACCTGTACCGGGGCATGGCGGAGGACTACGCGGAGCTGGCGTTCGACGACGTGGAGATCCTGCCGCTGGACGACCCGGACAAGGTCCTCGCCCTGTGGCGCCCGCGCGGCCGGATGACCGACGGCCGCGCGTACGCCAACGAGAACGTGGGTTTGTTCGAATTCGACGCCGACGGGCGCATCGCGATGTTCACCGAGTACTTCCACCCGGTGTACGTGGCGCAGGCGTTCGCCGCGGAAGGAGCGCGGTCGTGA
- a CDS encoding nuclear transport factor 2 family protein: MNSERNVATMRRYFELLSRKDFDGWLDLWADDGVQFIPYHDNVLPPEVRGKAELGRLYREIHESYSSMVFTNVDIHAVHGADRVFARWHPVGQLLAGGEYENDSIGLFDFDADGKIVRYTEWFSPLGFSDSFEVTR, encoded by the coding sequence GTGAACTCGGAGCGCAATGTCGCCACCATGCGCCGGTACTTCGAGCTGCTGAGCCGGAAGGACTTCGACGGCTGGCTCGACCTGTGGGCCGACGACGGCGTGCAGTTCATCCCCTACCACGACAACGTGCTGCCGCCCGAGGTGCGCGGAAAGGCCGAACTGGGCCGGCTGTACCGCGAGATCCACGAGTCGTACTCGTCGATGGTGTTCACCAACGTGGACATCCACGCCGTCCACGGCGCCGACCGCGTGTTCGCCCGGTGGCACCCGGTGGGCCAGCTGCTGGCGGGTGGCGAGTACGAGAACGACAGCATCGGCCTGTTCGACTTCGACGCCGACGGCAAGATCGTCCGCTACACCGAGTGGTTCAGCCCGCTGGGTTTCTCGGACAGCTTCGAGGTGACGCGCTAG
- a CDS encoding ankyrin repeat domain-containing protein, giving the protein METARTREIVTRLFADVQSGNLDGVLAALGDDIVFDLPGNEFNTVIPNLRTWRGKDGVVEAFRLRTLDTEILEFEQRDLVVEGDRAFVLNYQKIGHKHTGMAVEFEFTMRITVGEDELIHEWRAFFDSAPEIALFRSDIDQRLLAAVRAGDDERVATLLRDGADPNRREATTGLTPLQVAAGLGRAGTVEALLAGGADVHGVDTRAGCTALHKAVQNGDLATVRALVEAGAFVDAVAPTTGHTALMDALWYKHPEVVGYLLDQGAGVNLGTHYGFSMKEHFEFELNVNSLGKEKLLEAEKLLKAREGEDERRIAEQELMAATAAGDTERVRRLLADGAEVDARYPVRNGFNDLHTPLLVATRDGHLEIVRELLAAGADVNATEPTFGACPLHKAVYNGHEQITALLVTAPGVDLDFQGATNGYTPLHDALWHGYDECARTLLDAGARTDLVGHDGKTPLDVALDVFDTDHPIIERLRAA; this is encoded by the coding sequence GTGGAAACCGCACGCACACGCGAGATCGTGACCAGGCTGTTCGCCGACGTCCAGTCCGGCAACCTCGACGGCGTGCTCGCCGCCCTGGGTGACGACATCGTCTTCGACCTGCCCGGCAACGAGTTCAACACCGTCATCCCCAACCTGCGGACGTGGCGCGGCAAGGACGGCGTGGTCGAGGCGTTCCGGTTGCGCACGCTCGACACCGAAATCCTGGAATTCGAGCAGCGGGACCTGGTGGTCGAGGGCGACCGGGCCTTCGTGCTCAATTACCAGAAAATCGGTCACAAGCACACCGGGATGGCGGTGGAGTTCGAGTTCACCATGCGCATCACGGTCGGCGAGGACGAGCTGATCCACGAGTGGCGCGCGTTCTTCGACTCCGCGCCCGAAATCGCGCTGTTCCGCTCCGACATCGACCAGCGGCTGCTCGCGGCCGTCCGCGCCGGTGACGACGAGCGGGTCGCCACCCTGCTGCGCGACGGCGCCGACCCGAACCGCCGCGAGGCGACCACCGGGCTGACCCCGCTCCAGGTGGCGGCGGGCCTCGGCCGCGCGGGCACCGTCGAGGCGCTGCTGGCCGGCGGCGCCGACGTCCACGGCGTGGACACCCGCGCGGGCTGCACGGCGCTGCACAAGGCGGTGCAGAACGGCGACCTGGCCACCGTGCGCGCGCTGGTCGAGGCGGGCGCGTTCGTCGACGCGGTGGCCCCGACCACCGGCCACACCGCGCTGATGGACGCCCTCTGGTACAAGCACCCGGAGGTCGTGGGCTACCTGCTCGACCAGGGCGCCGGCGTGAACCTGGGCACGCACTACGGCTTCTCCATGAAGGAGCACTTCGAGTTCGAGCTGAACGTCAACTCGCTCGGCAAGGAGAAGCTGCTCGAAGCCGAGAAGCTGCTCAAGGCCCGCGAGGGCGAGGACGAGCGCCGCATCGCCGAGCAGGAGCTGATGGCCGCCACCGCCGCCGGCGACACCGAGCGCGTCCGCCGGCTGCTGGCCGACGGCGCCGAGGTCGACGCCCGCTACCCGGTGCGCAACGGCTTCAACGACCTGCACACCCCGCTGCTCGTGGCCACCCGCGACGGGCACCTGGAGATCGTGCGCGAGCTGCTGGCCGCCGGCGCCGACGTCAACGCCACCGAGCCGACCTTCGGCGCGTGCCCGCTGCACAAGGCCGTCTACAACGGCCACGAGCAGATCACCGCGCTGCTGGTCACCGCGCCCGGCGTGGACCTGGACTTCCAGGGCGCCACCAACGGCTACACGCCGCTGCACGACGCCCTGTGGCACGGCTACGACGAGTGCGCCCGCACCCTGCTCGACGCCGGCGCGCGCACCGACCTGGTCGGCCACGACGGCAAGACGCCGCTCGACGTCGCCCTGGACGTGTTCGACACCGACCACCCGATCATCGAGCGGCTGCGCGCCGCCTGA
- a CDS encoding aldo/keto reductase, with the protein MRYTVLGRSGLRVSELALGTVTFGEDWGWGAPKDTSARILDLYEEAGGNFLDTADHYTGGTSEEYLGEMLRGSRRDRFVIGTKFTLQTDLGDVNSAGNSRKNLVSSIEASLRRLRTDRIDLLWVHAHDTLMPVPELMRALDDQVRLGKVLHVGASNWPAWEVAQANTLAELRGWSPFVGLQIRYNLLERAAERDLLPMARQFDVPVLAWGALAEGRLTGKYLNGGGQGRLTVQPREHSMAGGDDLVVEVGKVAAEGGWTPAQVALAWVRTRPGVVIPLLGATKVEQLRDNLGCTDVALTDDQVARLERAAAFDLGYPHDLLRQDITVRDMYGVQWESIQDRRTTVQRGVADTRYSPLPWA; encoded by the coding sequence ATGCGTTACACGGTGCTTGGCCGCAGCGGGCTGCGGGTCTCGGAACTCGCGCTCGGCACGGTCACCTTCGGCGAGGACTGGGGGTGGGGTGCGCCGAAGGACACCAGCGCGCGCATCCTCGACCTCTACGAGGAGGCGGGCGGCAACTTCCTCGACACCGCCGACCACTACACCGGCGGCACGTCCGAGGAGTACCTGGGCGAGATGCTGCGCGGCAGCCGCCGCGACCGGTTCGTCATCGGCACGAAGTTCACCCTCCAGACGGACCTGGGCGACGTGAACTCGGCGGGCAACAGCCGCAAGAACCTCGTCTCGTCCATCGAGGCCAGCCTGCGGCGCCTGCGAACCGACCGCATCGACCTGCTGTGGGTGCACGCCCACGACACGCTGATGCCGGTGCCGGAGCTGATGCGCGCCCTGGACGACCAGGTGCGGCTGGGCAAGGTGCTGCACGTCGGCGCGTCCAACTGGCCCGCGTGGGAGGTGGCGCAGGCCAACACCCTGGCCGAGCTGCGCGGGTGGTCGCCGTTCGTGGGCCTGCAGATCCGGTACAACCTGCTGGAGCGCGCGGCCGAGCGCGACCTGCTGCCGATGGCGCGCCAGTTCGACGTCCCGGTGCTGGCGTGGGGCGCGCTGGCCGAGGGGCGGCTCACCGGCAAGTACCTCAACGGCGGTGGGCAGGGCCGGCTGACCGTGCAGCCGCGCGAGCACAGCATGGCGGGCGGCGACGACCTCGTGGTCGAGGTCGGCAAGGTCGCGGCCGAGGGCGGTTGGACGCCCGCCCAGGTCGCGCTGGCCTGGGTGCGGACCCGGCCGGGCGTGGTGATCCCGCTGCTCGGCGCCACCAAGGTCGAGCAGCTGCGCGACAACCTCGGCTGCACCGACGTCGCGCTGACCGACGACCAGGTCGCGCGCCTGGAGCGGGCGGCGGCGTTCGACCTGGGCTACCCGCACGACCTGCTGCGCCAGGACATCACCGTGCGCGACATGTACGGCGTCCAGTGGGAGTCCATCCAGGACCGGCGCACCACCGTGCAGCGGGGTGTCGCCGACACCCGCTACTCGCCCCTGCCCTGGGCCTGA
- a CDS encoding VOC family protein — protein MSPVSIRPPGAATLMHVAIFCPDVDESIRFYREALGFSRTYEWTKTYTETGKTVYSGRGVYIELEGQTYLELFPGGEPGRDSSAGPVHHIGLAISDVDGAYERCLAEGARPFGFDDWSGEPTTVTINGDPEMLVRVAFVRGPAGELIELYEQYSPVIATER, from the coding sequence ATGAGCCCCGTCTCCATCCGCCCGCCCGGCGCCGCGACCCTCATGCACGTCGCGATCTTCTGCCCGGACGTGGACGAGTCGATCCGCTTCTACCGCGAGGCCCTGGGCTTCTCGCGCACCTACGAGTGGACCAAGACCTACACCGAGACCGGCAAGACCGTCTACAGCGGCCGCGGCGTCTACATCGAGCTGGAGGGCCAGACCTACCTGGAGCTGTTCCCCGGCGGCGAGCCCGGCCGCGACTCCTCGGCCGGGCCGGTGCACCACATCGGACTGGCCATCTCCGATGTGGACGGAGCCTACGAGCGGTGCCTGGCCGAGGGCGCGCGGCCGTTCGGCTTCGACGACTGGTCGGGCGAGCCCACCACGGTGACCATCAACGGCGACCCGGAGATGCTGGTCCGCGTGGCGTTCGTCCGCGGCCCCGCCGGCGAGCTGATCGAGCTCTACGAGCAGTACAGCCCCGTCATCGCGACCGAGCGGTAG
- a CDS encoding FAD-dependent monooxygenase, translating to MSRNPGKRGLPSSTDVLVVGGGPTGLALSLALTRLGVDHVVVERQLGPSPNSRAAALHARTLESLSAVGVADELVAAGRPGRSFAARDGDRVLLETPFNELDTPYPFVLAIPQETTERILDARLAEVGGHVHRGWTVVDVKEQYPGAMAMVTDDDTGEIRAIRARYVVGCDGLHSVVRQRAGIAFEGHDRPHNFALIEFVMEWAGPEGEISFFFSPAGLAAISHLPGRLYRMVALVEDDTPVPDLADVQEMLDARGPAAAGAKVESLEMVSIWRVRHRLAEAFGKGPFFLVGDAAHVHSPVGAQGLNTGIQDAFNLAWKLAAVLDGTAGPALLDTYDGERRPMAQGLLAFTAQLHDVSTMSNPDSIHLRNRMLGVLGELPEFSGWLARRLAQLAITYGGGDGGPSPAVGDRMPPRPGMADGIGWSVVLPSEAGAAAVKEAAERGRTPVAVAVDPELPHAVLVRPDGHVALTAPADEAADLPGRLTAWLNR from the coding sequence ATGAGCAGGAACCCGGGCAAGCGCGGCTTGCCGAGCAGCACCGACGTCCTGGTCGTCGGCGGCGGGCCGACCGGTCTCGCCCTGTCGCTGGCGCTGACCCGGCTGGGGGTCGACCACGTCGTGGTCGAGCGGCAGCTCGGGCCGTCGCCCAACTCGCGGGCCGCCGCCCTGCACGCCAGGACCCTGGAGTCGCTGTCCGCCGTCGGCGTCGCCGACGAGCTGGTGGCCGCCGGGCGCCCGGGGCGGTCGTTCGCCGCCCGCGACGGCGACCGCGTCCTGCTGGAGACCCCGTTCAACGAGCTGGACACGCCCTACCCGTTCGTGCTGGCCATCCCGCAGGAGACCACCGAGCGGATTTTGGACGCCAGGCTGGCCGAGGTCGGCGGCCACGTGCACCGCGGCTGGACCGTGGTGGACGTCAAGGAGCAGTACCCCGGCGCGATGGCCATGGTCACCGACGACGACACGGGCGAGATCCGGGCCATCCGCGCCCGCTACGTCGTCGGCTGCGACGGCCTGCACAGCGTGGTGCGGCAGCGCGCCGGCATCGCCTTCGAGGGCCACGACCGGCCGCACAACTTCGCCCTGATCGAGTTCGTCATGGAGTGGGCCGGCCCGGAGGGGGAGATCAGCTTCTTCTTCTCGCCCGCCGGCCTCGCCGCGATCTCCCACCTGCCCGGCCGGCTGTACCGGATGGTGGCGCTGGTCGAGGACGACACGCCGGTGCCGGACCTGGCCGACGTGCAGGAGATGCTGGACGCGCGCGGGCCCGCCGCGGCCGGCGCGAAGGTCGAGTCGCTGGAGATGGTGTCGATCTGGCGGGTGCGGCACCGGCTGGCCGAGGCGTTCGGCAAGGGGCCGTTCTTCCTCGTCGGCGACGCCGCCCACGTGCACAGCCCGGTCGGCGCGCAGGGCCTGAACACGGGCATCCAGGACGCGTTCAACCTCGCCTGGAAGCTCGCCGCCGTGCTCGACGGCACCGCCGGCCCCGCGCTGCTCGACACCTACGACGGCGAGCGGCGGCCGATGGCGCAGGGCCTGCTGGCGTTCACCGCCCAGCTGCACGACGTCTCGACGATGAGCAACCCCGACAGCATCCACCTGCGCAACCGGATGCTCGGCGTGCTGGGCGAGCTGCCCGAGTTCTCCGGCTGGCTCGCCCGGCGCCTGGCCCAGCTCGCCATCACCTACGGCGGCGGCGACGGCGGACCGTCGCCCGCGGTCGGCGACCGCATGCCGCCGCGGCCCGGCATGGCCGACGGCATCGGCTGGTCGGTCGTGCTGCCCTCCGAGGCGGGTGCCGCGGCCGTCAAGGAGGCCGCGGAGCGCGGCCGCACGCCGGTCGCGGTGGCCGTCGACCCCGAGCTGCCGCACGCCGTGCTGGTCCGCCCGGACGGGCACGTCGCGCTGACCGCGCCCGCCGACGAGGCCGCCGACCTGCCCGGGCGCCTCACCGCCTGGCTGAACCGCTGA